In bacterium, a single genomic region encodes these proteins:
- a CDS encoding M48 family metalloprotease, producing MSTAQITQLGLGVSTLLEPRLQRYANAASQGLGLLFLKFGRDDETEADALGLRYMRRINKDPRELVGVMEMLDGVTQAAGGSDVPEWLSTHPNPGNRAQNILGQLDTMSIASGSEVNREKYLEMIDGIVFGDNPRHGYFKESLFLHPDFKFRYEFPQGWRTANQVQGVVGISANQDAMIQLTLAEGSSHTEAANGFFSQQGVVATGRQSANVNGIPASWGKFSVATESGELRGVAYFYSYDSKIFQILAYGTAAGWSANEQAATNSTKSFAKLTDAKALAVQPWKLKIVTLNEAMTLDQFAQKYPTPVSIDVLGIINRTDSNTRFIKGNKLKTVVGEKLP from the coding sequence ATGAGCACTGCGCAGATTACTCAACTTGGTCTCGGTGTTTCGACACTGCTGGAACCGCGATTGCAGCGATATGCTAACGCAGCCAGCCAAGGGCTGGGACTCTTGTTTCTGAAGTTCGGTCGTGATGACGAAACTGAGGCCGATGCACTTGGCCTCAGGTATATGCGCCGCATAAACAAGGATCCGCGTGAGCTGGTCGGTGTAATGGAAATGCTTGATGGTGTGACGCAGGCTGCCGGCGGAAGCGATGTACCTGAATGGTTGTCAACTCATCCGAACCCGGGGAACCGTGCGCAGAACATTCTCGGGCAACTTGATACAATGTCCATCGCATCGGGAAGCGAAGTCAATCGAGAGAAATACCTTGAGATGATTGACGGAATCGTGTTCGGCGATAATCCGCGACATGGTTATTTCAAGGAAAGCCTCTTCCTGCATCCTGATTTCAAGTTTCGCTATGAATTTCCGCAAGGCTGGCGCACCGCGAATCAGGTCCAGGGTGTTGTTGGAATTAGTGCCAATCAAGATGCGATGATACAGCTGACTCTTGCCGAAGGAAGTTCGCACACCGAAGCAGCCAACGGATTCTTCAGCCAACAGGGCGTCGTCGCAACCGGCCGTCAATCAGCAAACGTAAATGGAATTCCGGCATCTTGGGGCAAGTTCAGTGTTGCGACTGAGAGTGGAGAACTACGCGGTGTAGCGTACTTTTACAGTTATGACAGCAAGATATTCCAGATCCTCGCGTACGGCACCGCGGCCGGATGGAGTGCGAACGAGCAGGCGGCAACCAACTCGACAAAGAGCTTCGCCAAATTGACCGACGCCAAGGCATTGGCTGTACAGCCTTGGAAATTGAAGATTGTTACGCTCAATGAGGCGATGACGTTAGATCAGTTTGCACAGAAGTATCCTACGCCGGTTTCGATTGACGTACTTGGTATCATCAATCGCACCGATTCAAATACGAGATTCATCAAGGGAAATAAGCTCAAAACGGTGGTTGGAGAGAAGCTGCCGTAA